One segment of Anomalospiza imberbis isolate Cuckoo-Finch-1a 21T00152 chromosome 2, ASM3175350v1, whole genome shotgun sequence DNA contains the following:
- the DHRS12 gene encoding dehydrogenase/reductase SDR family member 12 isoform X6, protein MVNNRELTEDGLEKNFATNTLDLQGKCTPHFFTGITFPHPRNSIPEPFWLQILTGECTYIMTTALVPLLEKAADARVITVSSGGMLVQKLNVSDLQSGSGPFDGTMVYAQNKRQQVVLTEQWAKAYRNIHFSVMHPGWADTPAVRSSMPDFYERMKNSLRTEAQGADTVLWLAVSAEATKLPSGLFFQDRQPVPTHLPLAYTHSPPEDEEKLVEMLEEFSQKFKSVSPGI, encoded by the exons ACTTGCAGGGGAAATGCACTCCCCATTTCTTCACTGGTATCACCTTCCCCCACCCAAGGAATTCCATACCTGAGCCATTTTGGCTTCAGATTCTTACAGGTGAGT GTACATACATCATGACGACTGCCCTGGTGCCTCTCCTGGAAAAAGCAGCTGATGCCAGAGTG ATAACTGTCTCTTCTGGGGGCATGCTAGTTCAAAAATTAAACGTATCTGACTTGCAGTCGGGAAGTGGGCCATTTGATGGAACTATGGTGTATGCACAGAACAAG AGACAGCAAGTTGTCCTGACAGAACAGTGGGCAAAGGCTTACAGAAATATCCATTTCTCCGTGATGCACCCCGGCTGGGCAGACACTCCAG CTGTGAGGTCGTCCATGCCCGATTTCTACGAGAGGATGAAGAACTCGCTGCGCACAGAGGCCCAGGGAGCTGACACCGTCCTGTGGCTGGCGGTGTCAGCTGAAGCAACAAAGCTGCCCAGTGGCTTGTTCTTCCAAG acAGGCAACCAGTCCCTACACACTTACCCCTAGCATACACCCACAGTCCACCAGAGGATGAAGAGAAACTAGTGGAGATGCTGGAAGAGTTCTCCCAGAAGTTTAAATCTGTTTCTCCAGGAATTTAG